A genomic stretch from Embleya scabrispora includes:
- a CDS encoding GNAT family N-acetyltransferase gives MNSDFPEGYEVSTDPTRLDVATIHRWLSEDAYWALGRPREKLERAIAGSLNFGVYDVVSGAQVGYARVVTDWATFGWLCDVYIDPTVRGKGLGTALAIAVRDELAPDGLRRIMLATADAHGVYAKVGFRRLASTDTWMVLGEH, from the coding sequence ATGAACAGTGACTTCCCCGAGGGCTACGAGGTGTCCACCGATCCGACGCGGCTCGATGTGGCGACGATCCACCGATGGTTGTCCGAGGACGCCTACTGGGCGCTCGGCCGGCCGCGCGAGAAGCTGGAGCGGGCGATCGCCGGCTCGCTCAACTTCGGTGTGTACGACGTCGTTTCCGGTGCCCAGGTCGGCTACGCCCGGGTGGTCACCGACTGGGCCACATTCGGCTGGCTCTGCGACGTCTACATCGATCCGACGGTGCGCGGCAAGGGTCTGGGCACCGCGCTCGCGATCGCCGTTCGCGACGAGTTGGCGCCGGACGGGCTGCGCCGGATCATGCTGGCCACCGCCGACGCGCACGGGGTGTACGCCAAGGTCGGCTTCCGGCGGTTGGCCTCGACGGACACGTGGATGGTGCTGGGCGAGCACTGA
- a CDS encoding methylated-DNA--[protein]-cysteine S-methyltransferase, which translates to MDTRHALVDTSLGALTVVAADDAVVGLYFPGHWYLPPEESLGRRVDHHDDPLLARTAAQLVEYLAGERTSFDVPTATHGDPFQEQVWAMLREIPFGETTTYGALAERLGNKALAQSVGQAVGHNPISIIVACHRVVGSDGRLTGFAGGLVRKRTLLDLEESEASKAARLF; encoded by the coding sequence ATGGACACCCGCCACGCGCTCGTGGACACCTCCCTGGGCGCACTGACCGTGGTGGCCGCGGACGACGCCGTCGTCGGGCTCTACTTTCCGGGGCACTGGTACCTGCCGCCCGAGGAGAGCCTGGGGCGCCGGGTCGACCACCACGACGACCCGCTCCTGGCCCGGACCGCGGCGCAACTGGTCGAATATCTGGCCGGCGAGCGCACCTCGTTCGACGTGCCGACGGCCACCCACGGCGACCCGTTCCAGGAGCAGGTGTGGGCGATGTTGCGGGAGATCCCGTTCGGCGAGACCACGACCTACGGGGCGCTCGCCGAGCGGCTGGGCAACAAGGCGCTGGCCCAGTCGGTCGGCCAGGCCGTCGGGCACAATCCGATCTCCATCATCGTCGCCTGTCACCGGGTGGTCGGCAGCGACGGCAGGCTCACGGGTTTCGCGGGCGGCCTCGTCCGCAAACGTACGCTGCTCGACCTGGAGGAGTCCGAAGCGTCGAAGGCGGCCCGGCTGTTCTGA
- a CDS encoding methylated-DNA--[protein]-cysteine S-methyltransferase, whose product MIDTHTDGPDTSGLRARAVSGPGTLDRLHERLVAAASRDGLLDVAYTNVDTPVGSLLLAATGSGLVRVAFESEDHELVLDTLAGRFGPRVLRAPARLDHAARELDEYFAGTRTRFDLPLDLALSRGFRQLVQRRLADIEYGDTWSYARVARLVGSPGAVRAVGTACATNPLPIVLPCHRVLRADGTLGGYAGGPARKSALLALEARGRTRAPSGDPG is encoded by the coding sequence GTGATCGACACCCACACCGACGGCCCGGACACCTCCGGCCTTCGCGCCCGGGCCGTTTCGGGCCCGGGCACCCTCGATCGGCTGCACGAGCGGCTGGTGGCGGCCGCGAGTCGGGACGGGCTCCTGGACGTGGCCTACACCAACGTGGACACCCCCGTGGGATCGCTCCTGCTGGCCGCCACCGGGAGCGGCCTGGTCCGGGTGGCCTTCGAGAGCGAGGACCACGAACTGGTTCTGGACACGCTGGCCGGCCGGTTCGGTCCGCGCGTGCTGCGCGCGCCGGCCCGCCTGGACCACGCGGCCCGCGAACTCGACGAGTACTTCGCCGGCACCCGGACGCGCTTCGACCTGCCGCTCGACCTCGCGCTGTCCCGGGGCTTCCGGCAACTGGTGCAGCGCCGGCTCGCCGACATCGAGTACGGGGACACCTGGAGCTACGCCCGGGTGGCGCGCCTGGTCGGCAGCCCCGGCGCGGTCCGCGCGGTCGGTACGGCGTGTGCGACCAACCCGCTGCCGATCGTGCTGCCCTGCCATCGGGTGTTGCGGGCCGACGGCACCCTCGGCGGCTACGCCGGCGGCCCGGCCCGAAAGTCCGCTCTGCTCGCCCTGGAGGCCCGCGGCCGGACCCGGGCCCCGTCCGGCGACCCGGGCTAG
- a CDS encoding RNA polymerase sigma factor has protein sequence MKQPFERVVDEHGDTVLRVCRAIVGVHDAEDAWSETFLAALRAYPDLPEDANVQAWLVTIAHRKAIDITRARRRHAVVTDDLPERPSTIGVPGSIDHELWDAVKALPPKQRRAVAYHHFAGLPYAAIAEIVGGTPAAIRRAASDGIRALRAALSAPTSKE, from the coding sequence ATGAAGCAACCTTTCGAACGGGTCGTCGACGAACACGGGGACACCGTCCTGCGGGTCTGCCGGGCGATCGTGGGGGTGCACGACGCCGAGGACGCCTGGTCGGAGACCTTCCTCGCCGCCCTGCGCGCCTACCCCGACCTGCCCGAGGACGCCAACGTGCAGGCGTGGCTGGTGACCATCGCGCACCGCAAGGCCATCGACATCACCCGCGCCCGGCGGCGACACGCGGTGGTCACGGACGACCTGCCCGAGCGGCCGTCGACCATCGGCGTGCCCGGCTCGATCGACCACGAGTTGTGGGACGCGGTCAAGGCCCTGCCGCCCAAGCAGCGCCGAGCGGTCGCCTACCACCACTTCGCGGGCCTGCCCTACGCGGCCATCGCCGAGATCGTCGGCGGCACCCCGGCGGCGATCCGCCGCGCCGCGTCCGACGGGATCCGGGCGCTCCGCGCCGCCCTGTCCGCACCCACTTCGAAGGAGTAG
- a CDS encoding type III polyketide synthase, with protein MSTLCRPAVAVPENTVTLDESIDIARRLHADNPRLPLALRLIGNTGVRKRHLVQPLEQTLRHPGFEARNLVYEREAKRRVPPVIYQALANAELGVRDIDLLIYVSCTGFTMPSMTAWLVEALGMRSDTRQLPIAQLGCAAGGAAINRAHDFSTAYPDANVLIVACEFCSLCYQPGDDDIGSLLSDGLFGDAVAAAVVRGSGGTGIRLERNASYLIPHTQDWISYAVKETGFHFRLDKRVPGTMEPLAPVMADLVSRHTWDASALDFYVVHAGGPRILDDLSRFLGVDKHAFRHSRATLTEYGNIASAVVFDALDRLFAEGEPSVGGRGIVAGFGPGITAEMALGTWTRGAPPVEHRRRGRTRGRVTGQRSAPGHSAASPAHPAASPVRPG; from the coding sequence GTGAGTACTCTGTGCCGGCCCGCCGTGGCCGTCCCCGAGAACACCGTCACGCTGGACGAGTCGATCGACATCGCCCGTCGGCTGCATGCCGACAATCCGCGGCTGCCGCTGGCGCTGCGGCTGATCGGCAACACCGGCGTCCGCAAACGACACCTCGTGCAACCGCTCGAACAGACCCTGCGGCACCCGGGTTTCGAGGCGCGCAACCTCGTCTACGAGCGGGAGGCCAAGCGTCGGGTGCCGCCCGTGATCTATCAGGCGCTGGCCAACGCGGAGTTGGGCGTGCGGGACATCGATCTGCTGATCTACGTCTCGTGCACCGGCTTCACCATGCCCTCGATGACCGCCTGGCTGGTCGAGGCACTGGGCATGCGCTCGGACACGCGTCAGCTGCCGATCGCCCAGCTCGGGTGTGCGGCCGGTGGCGCGGCGATCAACCGGGCGCACGACTTCTCCACCGCCTACCCCGACGCCAACGTGCTGATCGTGGCCTGTGAGTTCTGCTCGTTGTGCTACCAGCCCGGTGACGACGACATCGGCTCGCTGCTGTCCGACGGGTTGTTCGGCGACGCGGTCGCGGCGGCGGTGGTGCGCGGTTCGGGCGGTACGGGGATCCGCCTGGAACGCAACGCCTCCTACCTGATCCCGCACACCCAGGACTGGATCTCATACGCCGTCAAGGAGACCGGTTTCCACTTCCGGTTGGACAAGCGGGTGCCGGGCACGATGGAGCCGCTGGCACCGGTGATGGCCGATCTGGTGAGCCGACACACGTGGGACGCCTCGGCGTTGGACTTCTACGTCGTGCACGCCGGCGGCCCGCGCATCCTGGACGACCTGAGCCGATTCCTCGGCGTCGACAAACACGCGTTCCGGCACAGCCGGGCCACGCTCACCGAGTACGGGAACATCGCCAGCGCCGTGGTGTTCGACGCGCTCGACCGGCTGTTCGCCGAGGGCGAGCCGAGCGTCGGCGGGCGCGGCATCGTGGCCGGATTCGGCCCGGGGATCACCGCCGAGATGGCGCTCGGCACCTGGACCCGCGGCGCGCCGCCCGTCGAGCACCGCCGGCGCGGGCGGACCCGGGGGCGGGTCACCGGACAGCGGTCCGCGCCCGGGCATTCGGCGGCGTCGCCGGCGCACCCGGCGGCCTCGCCCGTGCGGCCGGGGTGA
- a CDS encoding metal ABC transporter ATP-binding protein, which yields MTDPAPDPIRFTDATMAYHRAPVLEGVDGRVRAGEAVALIGPNGGGKSTLIKAVLGLVPVIAGTVTVAGRRPAEARARVGYVPQAASLDPEFPVTARQVVMMGRLRLIGRWRRPGRQDRAAVDDALARVGLADRAGARFGTLSGGQRQRVLLARALSPDPPILLLDEPFNGVDAVSQDALITALTRAKSTGTAVLVSTHDLGPVQCLCEQTCLVNRRQIAFDRTELALTPDLLRACYGGNVVDLDAGRLVVTRG from the coding sequence ATGACCGACCCCGCTCCCGACCCGATCCGCTTCACCGACGCGACCATGGCCTACCACCGCGCTCCCGTCCTGGAAGGCGTCGACGGCCGGGTCCGCGCCGGCGAGGCGGTGGCCCTGATCGGCCCCAACGGCGGCGGCAAGAGCACCCTGATCAAGGCCGTGCTCGGCCTGGTCCCGGTGATCGCGGGCACGGTGACCGTGGCCGGCCGCCGTCCGGCCGAGGCGCGCGCCCGGGTCGGCTACGTACCGCAGGCGGCGAGTCTGGACCCCGAATTCCCGGTCACCGCCCGCCAGGTGGTGATGATGGGCCGGCTGCGGCTGATCGGCCGATGGCGCCGACCCGGCCGGCAGGACCGGGCGGCCGTCGACGACGCGCTGGCCCGGGTCGGCCTCGCCGACCGTGCCGGCGCCCGCTTCGGCACCCTGTCCGGCGGGCAGCGCCAGCGGGTGCTGCTGGCCCGCGCGTTGTCCCCGGACCCGCCGATCCTGCTCCTGGACGAACCCTTCAACGGCGTCGACGCGGTCAGCCAGGACGCGCTGATCACCGCCCTCACCCGGGCCAAGAGCACCGGCACGGCCGTGCTGGTGAGCACCCACGACCTCGGCCCGGTCCAGTGCCTGTGCGAACAGACCTGCCTGGTCAACCGTCGGCAGATCGCCTTCGACCGGACCGAACTGGCGCTCACGCCCGACCTGTTGCGCGCCTGCTACGGCGGAAACGTGGTCGACCTGGACGCCGGCCGACTCGTCGTCACCCGAGGCTGA
- a CDS encoding DUF5999 family protein, with protein MCRHIPTCPTASAPDHLAAHVVTSHPEQGWSLLCNGVVIFEDTGALLPDGEVEAPHRPNPEGSPVDGPARVPAQRRLETAG; from the coding sequence ATGTGCCGGCACATTCCCACCTGTCCCACCGCATCGGCCCCCGACCACCTCGCGGCCCACGTCGTCACCAGCCACCCCGAGCAGGGATGGAGCCTGCTGTGCAACGGAGTGGTGATCTTCGAGGACACCGGCGCGCTGCTGCCCGACGGTGAAGTCGAGGCGCCGCACCGGCCGAACCCGGAGGGATCGCCCGTCGACGGGCCCGCCCGGGTCCCGGCGCAGCGCCGACTGGAAACCGCCGGGTAG
- a CDS encoding universal stress protein, with protein sequence MSSPHSEVGLGVLVGHDGSAAADHALRWAAQDAAARRVPLYIVTAVPVGGLGRRHRVEVHQRAHTLIDAAAARIRADFPDLAVETSVREGDSAEALLAASARCDTVVVGSRGHGGFTGLLLGSVSLRVCAHSSCPVVVVHTAAAKDARGVVVGVGGPEDGPAADFAADHARRLGGGLRAVHSWVLPVTGLAPSLVLPNMIDVEAVRAERTAMVDKVLDTIRIADPELPVDAAVMNGTAGRDLVDASIDGALVVVGAHRRRGPLPMRLGPTTHAVLHHARCPVGVVPIH encoded by the coding sequence ATGTCGTCCCCACACAGCGAAGTCGGTCTCGGGGTTCTGGTCGGTCACGACGGTTCGGCCGCGGCCGACCACGCGTTGCGCTGGGCGGCACAAGACGCCGCCGCGCGCCGGGTGCCGCTGTACATCGTCACCGCGGTGCCCGTCGGCGGGCTCGGCCGGCGGCACCGCGTCGAGGTCCACCAGCGCGCCCACACGCTGATCGACGCCGCCGCTGCCCGGATCCGCGCGGACTTTCCCGATCTCGCCGTGGAGACCTCGGTCCGCGAGGGCGACAGCGCCGAAGCGTTGCTCGCCGCGAGTGCCCGGTGCGACACGGTCGTGGTGGGCAGTCGCGGGCACGGCGGCTTCACCGGGCTGCTGCTCGGCTCGGTGTCGTTGCGGGTGTGCGCGCACAGCAGTTGTCCGGTGGTCGTCGTACACACCGCCGCGGCGAAGGACGCGCGTGGCGTCGTGGTCGGCGTCGGCGGCCCCGAGGACGGCCCCGCCGCGGACTTCGCGGCCGACCACGCGCGACGCCTCGGCGGCGGACTGCGCGCCGTGCACTCGTGGGTGCTCCCGGTCACCGGCCTGGCGCCGAGCCTGGTATTGCCGAACATGATCGACGTGGAGGCGGTCCGGGCCGAACGCACCGCGATGGTGGACAAGGTGCTCGACACGATCCGTATCGCGGATCCCGAACTGCCCGTGGACGCCGCGGTGATGAACGGCACGGCCGGCCGCGACCTGGTCGACGCCTCGATCGACGGCGCGCTCGTGGTGGTCGGCGCACACCGCAGGCGCGGCCCCCTGCCGATGCGGCTCGGCCCGACCACGCACGCCGTCCTGCACCACGCCCGGTGTCCGGTGGGCGTGGTGCCCATCCACTGA
- a CDS encoding metal ABC transporter permease yields MTWFDTYTHRAYAEAVMVGLLAGVVGVQVVLRRLAFHAMATTHATFPGVVLASILGIDIYLGGTAFGVLLSVAVLALTRRPGRTASGAIGVVLAAGFALGAVLVAAGPASDRKLSAFLVGSIVTIDSHDLVVTAAVGTVILALLAVFGRELGFAAFDHDGMRAAGHPALGLDLLLLLIVQAVVVVLTPAVGVMLTLALLVAPAATARLWTDSLRRTGVLAGLLGVGSAVTGLELSRHYDVAAGATIALVAAAGFVVSLLVSPRHGALGRLLDRRPETATAPA; encoded by the coding sequence ATGACCTGGTTCGACACCTACACCCACCGCGCCTACGCCGAGGCCGTCATGGTCGGTCTCCTGGCCGGCGTCGTCGGTGTCCAGGTCGTGCTGCGCAGACTCGCGTTCCACGCCATGGCGACCACCCACGCCACCTTCCCCGGCGTGGTCCTCGCCTCGATCCTCGGCATCGACATCTACCTCGGCGGCACCGCGTTCGGCGTACTGCTCTCCGTCGCGGTCCTCGCCCTGACCCGGCGCCCGGGGCGGACCGCGTCGGGTGCGATCGGCGTCGTCCTCGCGGCCGGCTTCGCGCTGGGCGCCGTCCTGGTCGCGGCCGGACCCGCGAGCGATCGCAAACTGTCCGCCTTCCTGGTCGGTTCCATCGTCACCATCGACAGCCACGACCTGGTCGTCACCGCCGCCGTCGGGACGGTGATCCTGGCGCTGCTCGCGGTGTTCGGCCGCGAACTCGGCTTCGCCGCCTTCGACCACGACGGGATGCGGGCCGCCGGACACCCGGCCCTGGGCCTCGACCTGCTGCTCCTGCTGATCGTGCAGGCGGTCGTCGTGGTGCTCACCCCGGCGGTGGGCGTCATGCTCACCCTGGCGCTGCTCGTGGCACCGGCGGCGACCGCCCGGTTGTGGACGGATTCGCTGCGCCGCACCGGAGTACTGGCCGGCCTCCTCGGCGTCGGCAGCGCGGTCACCGGACTGGAACTGTCCCGGCACTACGACGTGGCCGCCGGCGCGACCATCGCCCTCGTGGCGGCGGCCGGCTTCGTGGTCTCGCTGCTGGTATCCCCGCGACACGGCGCGCTCGGCCGGCTCCTGGACCGCCGCCCGGAAACGGCGACGGCACCGGCCTGA
- a CDS encoding metal ABC transporter permease: protein MDTTLLLEPFRVPYLTRALIELTILGVLCGTVGTFVALRRLEFVADALTHTVFPGVVIGFALRGASGILAGALIAAGVTACALTLLTRHRRTGDDTALAIVLTAMFSIGVLVVSRSHSYTADLQTFLFGQVLYTSRAQITETAVVALLCLVALAVLGRELVLRAFDPDAARAAGHRVGALDLALNLIVALTVVAAVRTVGTALILALLVIPAAIGRTLGRRPAHLALIGSVAAVVCGYLGLVISYTASVDSDIALPAAPTVVLTLVAAHLLALGACGAARLRPARFRSPR from the coding sequence GTGGACACCACACTGCTCCTGGAGCCCTTCCGCGTCCCCTACCTCACCCGGGCCCTGATCGAACTGACCATCCTGGGCGTACTCTGCGGCACCGTCGGCACATTCGTCGCGCTGCGCCGCCTCGAGTTCGTCGCCGACGCGCTCACCCACACCGTCTTCCCCGGCGTGGTGATCGGCTTCGCCCTCCGGGGCGCGAGCGGCATCCTCGCCGGCGCGCTGATCGCGGCCGGTGTCACCGCCTGCGCCCTGACCCTGCTCACCCGCCACCGCCGCACCGGCGACGACACCGCGCTCGCCATCGTGCTGACCGCGATGTTCTCCATCGGCGTCCTGGTCGTCTCCCGCAGCCACTCCTACACCGCCGACCTCCAGACCTTCCTGTTCGGCCAGGTCCTGTACACCTCCCGCGCCCAGATCACCGAAACCGCCGTGGTGGCCCTGCTCTGCCTGGTCGCACTCGCCGTACTGGGCCGCGAACTCGTGCTGCGCGCCTTCGACCCCGACGCGGCCCGAGCCGCCGGGCACCGCGTCGGCGCGCTGGACCTGGCGCTGAACCTGATCGTCGCGCTGACCGTGGTCGCCGCCGTCCGCACCGTCGGCACCGCGCTGATCCTGGCCCTGCTGGTGATCCCGGCGGCCATCGGCCGCACCCTGGGCCGCCGCCCGGCCCACCTGGCGCTGATCGGCTCGGTCGCCGCCGTGGTGTGCGGCTACCTGGGCCTGGTCATCAGCTACACCGCCTCCGTCGACTCCGACATCGCCCTGCCCGCCGCCCCCACCGTCGTCCTCACCCTCGTCGCCGCGCACCTGCTCGCCCTCGGCGCGTGCGGCGCGGCCCGACTGCGCCCCGCCCGCTTCCGGAGCCCCCGATGA
- a CDS encoding maleylpyruvate isomerase family mycothiol-dependent enzyme: MEFSRLLDCLAADFARLRAVSATDPTAGVPTCPGWTVADLTRHVGEVYLHKTRAIREGAEPDPWPAREPAKEDPIALLDRAYADLLSEFATHGPTDPAGSWYAPDPTVGFWIRRMAQETVIHRIDAELAAGEPIAEIPPDLAVDGVDELLKVFVAYGVAEWGDYFTGVLAESPGRTYLVRADDAAWRVSTGPGLFRVEDGAGTGPADVTVSGPSAAVLRRLWNREEADATSPVTVVGAPEAVEELHRCIVVATQ; this comes from the coding sequence ATGGAATTCTCCCGACTGCTCGACTGTCTCGCGGCCGACTTCGCCCGCCTCCGGGCCGTGTCGGCGACGGACCCCACGGCCGGTGTGCCGACCTGCCCGGGCTGGACCGTGGCCGACCTGACCCGCCACGTCGGCGAGGTGTACCTGCACAAGACGCGGGCCATCCGCGAGGGCGCCGAACCCGACCCGTGGCCGGCGCGGGAGCCGGCGAAGGAGGATCCGATCGCGCTGCTCGACCGCGCGTACGCAGACCTGCTTTCCGAGTTCGCCACCCACGGCCCGACGGATCCGGCCGGATCCTGGTACGCCCCGGACCCGACCGTCGGCTTTTGGATCCGGCGGATGGCGCAGGAGACGGTGATCCACCGGATCGACGCCGAACTCGCCGCCGGGGAGCCGATCGCCGAGATTCCTCCCGACCTCGCGGTGGACGGCGTCGACGAGTTGCTGAAGGTATTCGTGGCGTACGGCGTCGCCGAGTGGGGCGACTACTTCACCGGCGTCCTGGCCGAATCCCCGGGCCGGACCTACCTCGTGCGCGCCGACGACGCGGCCTGGCGGGTATCGACCGGACCGGGCCTGTTCCGCGTCGAGGACGGCGCGGGCACCGGTCCGGCGGACGTGACCGTGAGCGGCCCCTCGGCGGCGGTGTTGCGCCGGCTCTGGAACCGCGAGGAGGCCGACGCCACGAGCCCGGTGACGGTCGTGGGTGCCCCGGAGGCGGTCGAGGAACTGCACCGCTGCATCGTCGTCGCGACCCAGTAG
- a CDS encoding CBS domain-containing protein produces the protein MTMARDIMHEGARWIPRTETLDRAAQLMLRLDVGSLPVADTNERLCGIITDRDIVTKCVALGHDPAKVTAGDLCEGTPRWIDAEADIGEVLHEMREHRIRRLPVIDHKRLVGMISEADLARHLSDEQIAAFAESVYAASR, from the coding sequence ATGACCATGGCCAGGGACATCATGCACGAGGGCGCGCGGTGGATCCCGCGGACGGAGACGCTGGACCGCGCGGCCCAGTTGATGCTTCGGCTCGACGTGGGCTCGCTGCCGGTCGCCGATACGAACGAACGGCTGTGCGGCATCATCACCGACCGCGACATCGTCACCAAGTGTGTTGCCCTCGGCCACGATCCGGCCAAGGTGACGGCGGGCGACCTGTGCGAGGGCACACCGCGCTGGATCGATGCCGAGGCGGACATCGGCGAGGTGTTGCACGAGATGCGGGAACACCGGATCCGGCGACTGCCGGTGATCGATCACAAGCGCCTGGTCGGCATGATCAGCGAGGCGGATCTGGCCCGGCACCTGTCGGACGAGCAGATAGCCGCCTTCGCGGAAAGCGTGTACGCGGCGTCGCGCTAG